A region of the Primulina tabacum isolate GXHZ01 unplaced genomic scaffold, ASM2559414v2 Contig760, whole genome shotgun sequence genome:
AATATCCAGCAACAACTcttcaaattttagtttttcGATTCAAgtatttttatttcatattaTAGCACTCTTCATCTCTTTATTCCAGTTTCTAGTATTTTCCGTCAactttatcatatttttatgtattttagatTCTTAGTGGTTATCGTaaattcaaaaatcatattaagACTTTATTATTAAACTTCAGTGTCATTTCTATTGTATTCCTTGGTTTTTAGTGCATATTAGTTTATAAGATTATAACGAACGATCaaatttagcatacaatttgCTTGAATTTTTAGATGttagatttttaatattttcactCAAATTGCGCACTTTGCACCTAGCACGCCCACGGTCTATAGAACTttgttcaataaaaaaattaacatgCTCGATGGTACAGAAGATATGTTGCCAAAGATGAGGAAATTTTGAGAAAGGAAGGGGAGCAGAAGTTCTACCAAACCTTGAAGAAAGTGCACAGAAAGTTTATGTACAATACATGATTGAACAGCTTGAAAGCCAACTCCATGGCCACATTCATTCAACGAAACTCACGAGCCTCAAACAAATGAAGGAAAAAAATTCAAGAGAGGTAAAAAGGACCTCAAAACTTAtggttgatgatatcctgatttATGTGAAGGTTTTGGTGACTCAAACGATCAGATTTGCACGTGTAAGTCATGGGAGTAACTATCCCAAGGATGTGAAACAAGGTTCACCGCCCAATCCGAGTACTTCCTGCTAATGATGAAAGTGCCTTCAAAGAATAAATGTTAGTCTAGATGTTAGAGTGGCACAAAAAACTGAGGAGTTGAAAGACAGATATCACTGTAAGCATCATATTTCATTTAATCATGCCACTAAATGTTTTGTGTTTTGCATAAAAAAATCAACAAAGAAATGCCTAGGCCCTCCAAAAATAGAAATAAACGGTCATCTATAAAGATACATGTCTCACTGTGGCCTATGTGGATGTGAATGCCACAAATTTTGGGGCATTCTTGGATAAAGAAAGAACAGGGAAGCGTGTTACTCCAGAAAGAAAACCAAGAAGTGTTGGATTCCCAAAAGGCAAATATTTGAGGTTAATGCTAGTGAAATGAGAAGACAACATATCCATCGTAATCATTCTAGAAATGTTTGGGGAGTCACGGCCTTCAGTCCGAGGAACCAACATTTCTCAAGAGGAGCAGCTAACTCACAACCAGTGAGTGGTAGGTCATGTTCTGGTGAAAAAAAGAGCCAGCAATTCAAGGGAAAGTCATCTCACCAGAGGCTTGGGAGTTACCATCTATAGACTCATTTTACTCCAAGCAAGAAGGGTCAGAGCATGTGAGAAAGTTGTAATATTAGGGCAGAAGAGACATGAGCAAGTGAAAAGAACTGCTGAAGATCAGAGATCAAGGATCAGGTTTGTCATTCCTACTAGAAATGAGTTTAGTGAATTTTGGAGAGTGAACCAACACAAAAATTTCCCTATGCCACTCaccaaaacacaaaaaaaaaaaaggatgcTAAGGGAGAGAGTTGTTTCTAGAAGGGAGAAAACTGATAAAGAGCAAAACAAGTCAAAATTGGGTAGGTCAGCTATTGGAAATAAAGTTAGCGATGAAATGTTTTACTCGATGAGGAAGATgtgaaaaaaacaaaacattTGATTTTTGTGTGGGCAAGCTCCAAATCTTAGTGGATTGCACACCATGAGTGGTGATATTGTCAGAACAATTTAAACTCGTGAAAAAGGTTTATGGGGAGTCAGTACATGAGGAGTTGGAGACAGAAGATTCTGACAGTGATGAACTCCCTGAAGGCACTTTAGAGGTGATCATCAAAGAAGAACACCTGAATATGTAATGATTTATGAGATGACTTGTGGTCTATGCTAAGGAGACTAGCATAAGCATGTTGTCAACTAAGTAGAATGAGGAGTTGGACTTCGGTGGACAAATGTAAAGAAAAGCGTGGCAGAAAGAAACAAAGATCTATACATAGATTATTTCTTGATTTCTTAAGTTTTCATTCTGTCTTAGTAGGCTTTGGGCAACTATGGTATATATTGTGACTTTGTGTTTAAAGATTTGGTGTAAAGTAGCCTTAGGACCGCTATTGCAAATGGATGTATTTCATTTCATTCAAGGATTGAGATGTTTAAATAAAGTAGgcatgataatattttttatcacaTTGGATGTGTTTTGATTCATTATGAAATAAATCGAAAAAATATTCATAAGTGAAGAGTTTTAAGCAACTTATGGCATTTACTATAAATGAAAGAAGGTGGTCGGCTCATGATACAAAAACCAGCAAAACAACTCTCTTCCAAACATCCAACGTCACACACATTTCCATCACTACTTCCCAAACAACATCCACCCCAATAACATATATCCACAATTTACGATCTTTTCCTTGGATCATGAAATCGGCTAACTCCATCTTCTCATTCTCGTCATAGTGCAGCACTTGAAAACCCTGCTCCGTGATATTGACCCAAGCTTCAACAAAATCATCATTATCATCTCCTGTCAACGGTGGAGGTCTAATCTTCATGAAATCCATAATGTTGATGCGGTTGCTACATCTCCTTTCATCATAGCCTCGGTGATGCCTTCTGTCATGATCTCTATGACGATGTTCTCGGATTGACTCATCGTCACTGTAACGGCCATGTCTCATACTTCCACGACTGTTTCTATCTCCCGATATCTGAAAAGAAACCAAAATCAACATTTAAATCATTGAAATAGAATTTCTAATGTCCCAAAAAATTTTGCA
Encoded here:
- the LOC142534966 gene encoding uncharacterized protein LOC142534966, with product MSFTQPRSSIANTLSFLGDLFCLWFPPPSILSPKQFPTYFSHLKLPWISGDRNSRGSMRHGRYSDDESIREHRHRDHDRRHHRGYDERRCSNRINIMDFMKIRPPPLTGDDNDDFVEAWVNITEQGFQVLHYDENEKMELADFMIQGKDRKLWIYVIGVDVVWEVVMEMCVTLDVWKRVVLLVFVS